One window of Mesorhizobium sp. WSM4904 genomic DNA carries:
- a CDS encoding sugar phosphate isomerase/epimerase family protein yields MNTFGLHTFAIAPVWDLARIEPQMDRLKELGIGLMEIPLLRPEEIDTKRTRGFANHYGVQLIPSLGLPRALDVVERPEEALDFLQPAFKVCNEVGAEALGGVTYGTIGKTTGRAPTQREIDGMCRFLERAAKSAKSRGLKLGIEPCNRYETHLINRGIDAARIIERIGADNIFIHLDTYHMHIEEESFAAGFEAAAPFLGYVHVSEANRGVPGRGMLNWAACMKAIADIGYEGAITLESMNHVDVDIAGGLAVWRPVAEDPRDVIEIGLPFLREEAKKAGLTLG; encoded by the coding sequence ATGAACACGTTCGGACTGCACACTTTCGCCATAGCCCCGGTCTGGGACCTCGCCCGCATCGAGCCGCAGATGGACAGGCTGAAGGAGCTCGGCATCGGCCTGATGGAGATCCCGCTGCTCAGACCCGAGGAGATCGACACCAAGCGCACGCGCGGCTTCGCCAACCACTACGGCGTTCAGCTCATCCCGTCGCTTGGCTTGCCGCGTGCGCTCGACGTTGTCGAGCGGCCCGAGGAAGCGCTCGATTTCCTGCAGCCGGCCTTCAAGGTCTGCAACGAGGTGGGGGCCGAGGCGCTCGGCGGCGTCACCTACGGCACGATCGGCAAGACCACGGGCCGCGCGCCGACGCAGAGGGAGATCGACGGCATGTGCCGCTTCCTCGAACGTGCGGCGAAATCCGCCAAGTCGCGCGGCCTGAAGCTCGGCATCGAGCCGTGCAACCGCTACGAGACGCATCTGATCAACCGCGGCATCGACGCGGCGCGCATCATCGAGCGCATCGGCGCCGACAACATCTTCATCCACCTCGACACCTACCACATGCATATCGAGGAAGAGAGCTTTGCCGCGGGCTTCGAGGCGGCGGCGCCCTTCCTCGGCTACGTGCATGTCTCGGAGGCCAATCGCGGCGTGCCGGGGCGCGGCATGCTCAACTGGGCGGCCTGCATGAAGGCGATCGCCGACATCGGCTATGAGGGCGCGATCACGCTCGAAAGCATGAACCATGTCGACGTCGACATCGCCGGCGGGCTGGCCGTGTGGCGCCCGGTGGCGGAAGATCCGCGCGACGTCATCGAGATCGGGCTGCCGTTCCTGCGCGAGGAAGCGAAGAAAGCGGGCCTGACGCTGGGATAG
- the pcaD gene encoding 3-oxoadipate enol-lactonase, whose protein sequence is MPFASIGGVTLHHRYIEATGTSRPIIFINSLGTDFRIWDDVVARLEDEMPMLVYDKRGHGLSDIGSGVRSIGDHVDDLSALVDHFGFDKVVLCGLSVGGMVAQGLYARRPECVEALILSDTAHKIGTAESWNSRIATVERDGIEAIADGVLKVWFTPDFHANRAAELAGCRNMLTRQALPGYIGTCMAVRDADFTDSARRIAVATLCIVGDQDGSTPPDLVRALAELIPGARFEVICGAAHIPCIERPDALVTLIRDFVASLPEGSHAHG, encoded by the coding sequence GTGCCATTCGCCAGCATAGGCGGCGTCACGCTGCACCATCGCTATATCGAAGCGACCGGTACTTCGCGTCCGATCATCTTCATCAATTCGCTCGGCACCGACTTCCGGATCTGGGACGACGTCGTCGCGCGTCTTGAAGACGAAATGCCGATGCTCGTCTACGACAAGCGCGGCCATGGGCTTTCGGATATCGGCAGCGGCGTGCGTTCGATCGGCGACCATGTCGATGATCTGAGCGCGCTTGTCGATCACTTCGGTTTCGACAAGGTGGTGCTCTGCGGCCTTTCCGTCGGCGGCATGGTCGCGCAGGGGCTTTATGCTCGCCGACCGGAATGCGTCGAGGCGTTGATCCTGAGCGACACGGCGCACAAGATCGGTACCGCCGAGAGCTGGAACAGCCGCATCGCGACGGTCGAGCGCGACGGCATAGAGGCGATTGCCGATGGCGTGCTGAAAGTGTGGTTCACGCCGGATTTCCATGCCAATCGCGCCGCCGAGCTTGCCGGCTGCCGCAACATGCTGACCAGGCAGGCGCTGCCCGGCTACATCGGCACATGCATGGCGGTGCGCGACGCCGATTTCACCGACAGCGCGCGCCGTATCGCGGTGGCGACGCTCTGCATCGTCGGCGACCAGGACGGCTCGACGCCGCCGGACCTTGTGCGCGCGCTTGCCGAATTGATCCCAGGCGCGCGCTTCGAGGTTATCTGTGGCGCGGCGCATATTCCTTGCATCGAGCGGCCCGACGCGCTTGTCACCCTGATCCGCGACTTTGTCGCCTCGTTGCCTGAGGGAAGCCACGCCCATGGATAA
- the pcaC gene encoding 4-carboxymuconolactone decarboxylase, which produces MDNDSKNENRYPTGVEVRRSVLGDQHVDRAEAATTDFDLPFQQLITEAAWGTVWSRPGLTKRERSIVTLALLAALGHDEEVAMHVRATANTGASRDDIREAFLHVAVYAGVPAANRAFKVAKEVFAQMDGVPHA; this is translated from the coding sequence ATGGATAACGACTCCAAGAATGAAAACCGATACCCAACCGGGGTCGAGGTCCGCCGCTCCGTGCTCGGCGATCAGCATGTCGACCGTGCCGAGGCCGCGACGACCGATTTCGACCTGCCGTTCCAGCAGCTGATCACCGAGGCCGCCTGGGGGACGGTGTGGTCGCGCCCCGGCCTGACGAAGCGCGAGCGTTCGATCGTGACGCTGGCGCTGCTTGCGGCGCTCGGCCATGACGAGGAGGTGGCCATGCATGTGCGCGCCACCGCCAATACGGGCGCCTCGCGCGACGATATCCGCGAAGCCTTCCTGCATGTCGCGGTCTATGCCGGCGTGCCGGCGGCCAACCGCGCCTTCAAGGTCGCCAAGGAGGTGTTCGCGCAGATGGACGGAGTCCCCCATGCCTGA
- the pcaH gene encoding protocatechuate 3,4-dioxygenase subunit beta, translated as MPEPGSNRTPETGAFYQRDRQWHPPAFTPPYKSSVLRSPQKALIAFDNTLSELTGPVFGHTMLGELDNDLIHNFARPGESALGERIIVHGRVLDERGKGVPGVLLEFWQANAGGRYRHKKDGYLAPLDPNFGGCGRAITDEDGFYAFRTVRPGPYPWPNGPNDWRPAHIHFSVFGHGFAQRLITQMYFEGDPLIWRCPIVGGISNKAAVEALIASLDMQSTIPMDALAYKFDIVLRGRRSTLFENRPEGN; from the coding sequence ATGCCTGAACCTGGCTCCAACCGGACGCCGGAAACCGGTGCCTTCTACCAGCGCGACCGCCAATGGCACCCGCCGGCATTCACGCCTCCCTACAAGAGCTCGGTGCTGCGCTCGCCGCAGAAGGCGCTGATCGCCTTCGACAACACGCTGTCGGAACTCACCGGCCCGGTGTTCGGCCATACCATGCTCGGCGAGCTCGACAACGACCTGATCCACAATTTCGCCAGGCCCGGCGAGAGCGCCCTCGGCGAGCGCATCATCGTCCATGGACGCGTGCTCGACGAGCGCGGCAAGGGCGTGCCCGGCGTGCTGCTCGAATTCTGGCAGGCCAATGCCGGCGGCCGCTACCGCCACAAGAAGGACGGCTATCTCGCGCCGCTCGATCCGAATTTCGGCGGCTGCGGCCGAGCCATCACCGACGAGGACGGCTTCTATGCCTTTCGCACGGTCAGGCCCGGACCCTATCCATGGCCGAACGGGCCGAACGACTGGCGCCCGGCGCATATCCACTTTTCCGTGTTCGGCCACGGCTTCGCGCAGCGGCTGATCACGCAGATGTATTTCGAAGGCGATCCGCTGATCTGGCGCTGCCCGATCGTCGGCGGCATTTCCAACAAGGCTGCCGTCGAAGCGCTGATCGCCTCGCTGGACATGCAGTCGACAATCCCGATGGATGCGCTCGCCTACAAGTTCGACATCGTGCTGCGCGGGCGCCGCTCGACGCTGTTCGAGAACAGGCCGGAGGGCAATTGA
- the pcaG gene encoding protocatechuate 3,4-dioxygenase subunit alpha — MAQSLDRLKESPSQTAGPYVHIGLTPNFCGIGGVYPGDLGSTMVNDQTKGERIELRIRVHDGTGTPLKDALIEIWQADANGLYNSPAELRGAADPNFQGWGRQPTDMETGTCLFQTIKPGRVPFRDGRLMAPHITLWVVARGINIGLNTRLYFSDEEKANAEDPILARIEHRVRVPTLIAERQGDTYVFDVHLQGEKETVFFDS; from the coding sequence ATGGCACAATCGCTCGACCGGCTGAAGGAGAGCCCTTCGCAGACCGCCGGACCCTATGTGCATATCGGGCTGACGCCGAATTTCTGCGGCATCGGCGGCGTCTATCCGGGCGACCTCGGCTCGACGATGGTCAACGACCAGACCAAGGGCGAGCGCATCGAGCTGCGCATCCGCGTGCACGACGGCACCGGCACGCCACTCAAGGATGCGCTGATCGAGATCTGGCAGGCGGACGCCAACGGGCTCTACAATTCGCCGGCCGAATTGCGTGGCGCGGCCGATCCTAATTTCCAAGGCTGGGGACGGCAGCCGACCGACATGGAAACCGGGACCTGCCTGTTCCAGACGATCAAGCCTGGCCGGGTGCCGTTCCGCGACGGGCGGCTTATGGCGCCGCACATCACGCTGTGGGTCGTGGCGCGCGGCATCAATATCGGCCTCAACACGCGGCTTTATTTCTCGGACGAGGAAAAGGCCAATGCCGAGGACCCGATCCTGGCGCGCATCGAGCACCGCGTGCGTGTGCCGACGCTGATCGCCGAGCGCCAGGGCGACACCTACGTCTTCGATGTCCATCTACAGGGCGAAAAGGAGACGGTCTTCTTCGACAGCTGA
- a CDS encoding 3-carboxy-cis,cis-muconate cycloisomerase, with amino-acid sequence MTVSPFDHPLLSGLLGDEEATRHFSVEADIEAMLGFERALAEAEAECGVIPHDAEAAIVKALASFRPDTAKLRAGVAKDGVVVPQLVRQIRAAVGDPHGEFVHLGATSQDVVDTSLVLRLGRAIDHIGLLLGENIVRLTGLAEEFGGRALMGMTRMQPAILIPVADRIASWRAPLERHQQRLKEQAGRLLVVQFGGAAGTLDKLGDKALAVRGALAARLGLGDAPQWHSQRAALAEFAGWLSLVTGSLGKFGQDVALMAQAGTDIRLSGGGGSSAMPHKQNPVKAETLVALARFNATQLAGMHQALVHEQERSGAAWTLEWLILPQMVVATAAALRLAAELVGQIESLGR; translated from the coding sequence ATGACCGTTTCGCCCTTCGATCATCCGCTGCTTTCCGGCCTGCTCGGCGACGAGGAGGCCACGCGGCATTTTTCCGTCGAAGCCGATATCGAAGCGATGCTCGGTTTCGAGCGGGCGCTGGCCGAGGCGGAAGCCGAATGCGGCGTTATCCCGCACGATGCCGAGGCGGCGATCGTCAAAGCGCTGGCCTCCTTCCGACCGGACACGGCGAAGCTGCGCGCCGGCGTCGCCAAGGACGGCGTCGTGGTGCCGCAATTGGTGCGTCAGATCAGGGCGGCGGTCGGCGATCCGCACGGCGAGTTCGTTCATTTAGGCGCGACCAGCCAGGATGTCGTCGATACCTCGCTGGTGCTGCGCCTCGGCCGGGCGATCGATCATATCGGCCTGCTGCTCGGCGAAAACATCGTGCGGCTCACCGGGCTCGCAGAGGAGTTCGGGGGCAGGGCGCTGATGGGGATGACGCGCATGCAGCCGGCAATCTTGATCCCGGTGGCGGACCGGATCGCTTCGTGGCGGGCGCCGCTCGAACGCCACCAGCAGCGCCTGAAGGAACAGGCCGGCCGGCTGCTTGTGGTGCAGTTCGGCGGTGCGGCCGGCACGCTCGACAAGCTCGGCGACAAAGCGCTGGCTGTGCGCGGGGCGCTCGCCGCCAGGCTCGGCCTTGGCGACGCGCCACAATGGCATAGCCAGCGCGCCGCGCTCGCCGAGTTCGCCGGCTGGCTGTCGCTCGTCACCGGCAGCCTCGGCAAGTTCGGTCAGGACGTCGCGCTGATGGCGCAAGCCGGAACCGACATCAGGCTTTCCGGCGGCGGTGGCTCGTCGGCGATGCCGCACAAGCAGAATCCGGTGAAGGCGGAAACGCTGGTCGCGCTCGCCCGCTTCAACGCCACGCAGCTTGCAGGCATGCACCAGGCGCTGGTGCATGAGCAGGAGCGCTCGGGCGCCGCCTGGACGCTGGAATGGCTGATCCTGCCGCAGATGGTGGTGGCGACGGCAGCGGCGCTCAGGCTTGCCGCCGAGCTTGTCGGGCAGATCGAGAGCCTTGGCCGCTGA
- the pobA gene encoding 4-hydroxybenzoate 3-monooxygenase, with protein MRTQVAIIGSGPSGLLLGQLLATIGIETIILERSSREHVLGRVRAGVLEQGTVDLLGEAGAAGRLHAEGLPHSGISLAFDGRLHRIDLTGLTGGKHVTVYGQTEVTHDLMDKREAAGLVTVYEAANVALHDFDAASPFVTYNKDGASHRIDCDFIAGCDGYHGVSRRTVPEGALKTFERQYPFGWLGVLAEVPPADHELIYANHERGFALCSMRSPRRSRYYVQVPADEHVEAWSDDRFWEELRRRLPPQTAAAVTTGPSFEKSIAPLRSFVAEPMRFGKLFLVGDAAHIVPPTGAKGLNLAASDVRYLFAGLREFYGDKSEARLDAYSAKALARVWKAVRFSWWMTTILHRFPENGEFGQRIQEAELEYLVHSKAASAALAENYVGLPY; from the coding sequence ATGCGCACGCAGGTGGCCATCATCGGCTCGGGACCGTCGGGCCTGCTGCTCGGCCAACTGCTCGCCACCATCGGCATCGAGACTATCATTCTCGAACGGTCGAGCCGCGAGCATGTGCTCGGCCGGGTGCGGGCCGGCGTGCTGGAGCAGGGCACGGTCGATCTGCTCGGCGAAGCGGGCGCTGCGGGGAGGCTCCATGCCGAGGGCCTGCCGCATTCCGGCATCTCGCTCGCCTTCGACGGGCGCCTGCATCGCATCGACCTCACGGGCTTGACCGGCGGCAAGCATGTCACCGTCTACGGCCAAACCGAGGTGACGCATGACCTGATGGACAAACGCGAGGCGGCTGGGCTCGTCACCGTCTACGAGGCGGCGAATGTCGCGCTGCATGATTTCGACGCCGCGTCGCCCTTCGTGACTTACAACAAGGACGGTGCCAGCCATCGCATCGACTGCGATTTCATCGCCGGCTGCGACGGCTATCACGGCGTCAGCCGCCGTACGGTGCCGGAAGGCGCGCTGAAGACCTTCGAGCGGCAATATCCGTTCGGCTGGCTGGGCGTATTGGCCGAGGTGCCGCCAGCCGATCATGAGTTGATCTACGCCAATCACGAGCGGGGCTTTGCACTCTGCTCGATGCGCTCGCCGCGCCGCAGCCGCTACTATGTGCAGGTCCCCGCCGATGAGCATGTCGAGGCCTGGTCTGACGACCGCTTCTGGGAGGAGTTGCGCCGGCGCCTGCCGCCGCAAACCGCTGCCGCCGTCACCACCGGGCCGTCCTTCGAGAAGTCGATCGCGCCGCTGCGCTCCTTCGTCGCCGAGCCGATGCGCTTCGGAAAATTGTTCCTGGTCGGCGACGCCGCCCATATCGTGCCGCCGACCGGCGCCAAGGGCCTCAACCTCGCCGCCAGCGACGTGCGCTATCTCTTTGCCGGGCTTCGCGAATTCTATGGCGACAAATCTGAAGCCAGGCTCGATGCCTATTCAGCCAAGGCGCTGGCCCGAGTCTGGAAAGCCGTGCGCTTTTCCTGGTGGATGACGACGATCCTGCACCGTTTTCCGGAAAACGGCGAATTCGGCCAGCGCATCCAGGAAGCCGAGCTCGAATATCTGGTGCATTCCAAAGCGGCGTCCGCTGCGCTCGCCGAAAACTACGTCGGCTTGCCTTACTGA
- the pcaF gene encoding 3-oxoadipyl-CoA thiolase, with amino-acid sequence MTDAFICDYIRTPIGRFGGALSSVRADDLAAVPLKALVERNPGVDWAAVDDVVYGCANQAGEDNRNVARMALLLAGLPQDIPGSTVNRLCGSGMDAVTIAARAIRAGEAELMIAGGVESMSRAPFVMPKADSAFSRNAEIYDTTIGWRFVNPLMKKQYGVDSMPETGENVAEDFSISRADQDAFAVRSQDKAVAAQANGRLSREITPVTIPQKKGDPVVVAKDEHPRAGTTIEALAKLPTPFRQGGTVTAGNASGVNDGAAALIVASEAAAKKHGLTPIARILGGAVAGVAPRIMGIGPAPATKKLCARLGLRPEQFDVVELNEAFASQGVAVLRELGIAEDAAHINPNGGAIALGHPLGMSGARITGTAALELRERGGKLALATMCIGVGQGIAIALERM; translated from the coding sequence ATGACTGATGCCTTCATCTGCGATTACATCCGCACGCCGATCGGCCGCTTCGGCGGCGCGCTGTCCTCGGTGCGTGCGGACGATCTCGCTGCCGTACCGCTGAAAGCCTTGGTCGAGCGCAACCCGGGCGTCGACTGGGCGGCCGTCGATGACGTTGTCTATGGCTGCGCCAACCAGGCCGGCGAGGACAACCGCAACGTCGCCCGCATGGCGCTGCTGCTTGCCGGCCTCCCCCAGGACATCCCTGGCTCGACGGTCAATCGTCTGTGCGGCTCGGGCATGGATGCCGTCACCATCGCTGCGCGCGCCATCAGGGCCGGCGAAGCCGAGCTGATGATTGCCGGCGGCGTCGAGTCGATGAGCCGCGCGCCTTTCGTCATGCCGAAGGCCGACAGCGCCTTCTCGCGTAATGCGGAGATCTACGACACCACTATCGGCTGGCGCTTCGTCAACCCGCTGATGAAGAAGCAGTACGGCGTCGATTCCATGCCGGAGACCGGCGAGAACGTCGCAGAGGATTTTTCGATCTCACGCGCCGACCAGGATGCTTTCGCCGTGCGCAGCCAGGACAAGGCCGTCGCCGCGCAAGCCAACGGCCGGCTGTCTAGGGAGATCACGCCGGTGACCATCCCGCAGAAGAAAGGTGACCCTGTCGTCGTGGCGAAGGACGAGCATCCCCGCGCCGGCACGACCATCGAGGCGCTGGCCAAATTGCCGACGCCGTTTCGCCAAGGCGGGACGGTGACGGCGGGCAACGCCTCCGGCGTCAATGACGGCGCGGCCGCCCTCATCGTGGCTTCGGAAGCGGCAGCGAAGAAACATGGCCTGACGCCGATCGCCCGCATCCTCGGCGGCGCAGTCGCAGGCGTCGCGCCGCGCATCATGGGCATCGGTCCGGCGCCTGCCACGAAGAAACTCTGCGCCCGCCTCGGCCTGAGACCCGAGCAATTCGACGTCGTCGAATTGAACGAAGCCTTCGCCTCGCAAGGCGTCGCCGTGCTGCGTGAGCTCGGCATCGCCGAGGACGCCGCGCACATCAATCCAAATGGCGGGGCGATCGCGCTTGGCCATCCGCTCGGCATGTCCGGCGCGCGCATCACCGGCACGGCAGCGCTGGAGCTTCGCGAGCGCGGCGGCAAGCTTGCTTTGGCCACCATGTGCATCGGCGTTGGCCAGGGGATCGCGATAGCGCTGGAACGGATGTGA
- a CDS encoding CoA-transferase subunit beta, whose protein sequence is MNDTPNLGFTPNEMMTIAASRALKNDDVCFVGIGAPSAACNVARLTHAPDITLIYESGTIGTAPDVLPLSIGDGELCDTAVTTVAVPEMFRYWLQGGRISIGFLGAAQLDKFGNINTTVIGDYGHPKTRLPGGGGAPEIATSSREVYITMAQSKRGMVEKIDFFTSFGHGEGGDHRKRLGIDTAGPTLLITDLAIWKPDPVTKEFTVVSLHPGVTREEVQATCGWTVKFAEALDETPAPAELELKTLRDLQARTKAAHQGTAKGKAA, encoded by the coding sequence ATGAACGACACGCCAAACCTGGGCTTCACCCCTAACGAGATGATGACGATCGCCGCCAGCCGCGCACTGAAGAACGACGATGTCTGCTTCGTCGGCATCGGCGCGCCGTCGGCCGCCTGCAACGTCGCGCGGCTGACGCATGCGCCCGACATCACGCTGATCTATGAGAGCGGCACCATCGGCACGGCGCCCGACGTGCTGCCGCTGTCGATCGGCGACGGCGAATTGTGCGACACGGCCGTCACCACCGTCGCAGTGCCGGAGATGTTCCGCTACTGGCTGCAGGGCGGGCGCATCTCGATCGGCTTTCTCGGCGCCGCCCAGCTCGACAAGTTCGGCAACATCAACACCACCGTCATCGGCGATTATGGGCACCCGAAGACGCGGCTGCCCGGCGGCGGCGGCGCGCCGGAGATCGCCACCTCGTCGAGAGAGGTCTACATCACCATGGCGCAGTCGAAGCGCGGCATGGTCGAGAAGATCGACTTCTTCACCTCCTTCGGCCATGGCGAGGGCGGCGACCATCGCAAGCGCCTCGGCATCGACACCGCCGGCCCGACGCTTTTGATCACCGATCTCGCCATCTGGAAGCCTGACCCGGTGACCAAGGAATTCACCGTCGTGTCGCTGCATCCCGGCGTCACGCGCGAAGAGGTGCAGGCGACCTGTGGCTGGACGGTCAAGTTCGCGGAGGCCCTTGACGAGACGCCGGCGCCGGCGGAACTCGAGCTGAAGACATTGCGCGACCTGCAGGCCCGCACCAAGGCGGCGCATCAAGGGACCGCCAAAGGGAAAGCCGCATAA
- a CDS encoding CoA transferase subunit A: protein MVKFLPLKEAVAENLHDGDAVAFEGFTHLIPTAAAHEAIRQGFRDLTLIRMTPDLIYDQMIGMGMARKIVFSYLGNPGVGLLRRVRDAIENGFPRAIEAEEHSHAGMANAYEAGAAGLPCAVFRGYRGAGLPAVNPNIRSVTCPFTGEVLAAVPAIRPDVTFVHAQKADRKGNVLVEGIIGIQKEAVLAAKRAVVTVEEVVDNFDDLHPNLTVLPGWTIAAIAVVPGGSHPSYTHGYYERDNAAYLEWDEIAADRDRFQAWMRKNVLESTAEDFAGRVEHLRKAA, encoded by the coding sequence ATGGTCAAGTTCCTGCCGCTGAAAGAGGCCGTCGCGGAGAACCTGCATGATGGCGACGCTGTCGCCTTCGAGGGCTTCACCCATCTGATCCCGACCGCCGCCGCGCATGAGGCGATCCGCCAGGGTTTTCGCGATCTGACACTGATCCGCATGACGCCCGACCTGATCTACGACCAGATGATCGGCATGGGCATGGCAAGGAAGATCGTCTTCTCCTATCTCGGCAATCCGGGTGTTGGCCTGCTCAGGCGCGTTCGCGACGCCATCGAGAACGGTTTTCCGCGCGCGATCGAGGCTGAAGAGCACAGCCATGCAGGCATGGCCAACGCCTATGAGGCGGGCGCGGCCGGCCTCCCCTGCGCGGTGTTTCGCGGCTATCGCGGCGCAGGCCTGCCTGCGGTCAATCCAAACATCAGGTCCGTCACCTGCCCCTTTACCGGGGAGGTGCTTGCCGCCGTGCCGGCAATCCGGCCCGATGTCACCTTCGTCCATGCGCAGAAGGCGGACCGGAAAGGAAACGTGCTGGTCGAAGGCATCATCGGCATCCAGAAGGAGGCCGTTCTTGCCGCAAAACGCGCCGTGGTGACGGTCGAGGAAGTGGTCGACAATTTCGACGATCTCCACCCCAACCTCACCGTGCTGCCGGGCTGGACAATCGCGGCGATCGCGGTCGTGCCCGGCGGCTCGCATCCCTCCTATACGCATGGCTATTACGAACGCGACAACGCCGCCTATCTCGAATGGGATGAGATCGCCGCCGACCGCGACCGCTTTCAGGCATGGATGCGGAAGAACGTCCTGGAAAGCACGGCGGAAGACTTTGCCGGCCGCGTCGAGCATCTGAGGAAAGCCGCATGA
- a CDS encoding GntR family transcriptional regulator has product MARRAMQLTPGTGKPEQIATVLEREIRSGVLGFGDRLQSENELVQRFSVSRNTVRKGLEELSNRGLITTKVGIGSFVTFDGMPVDDAIGWSRALANAGANAETRTLRLEVIEDAELAARLGVENPSFIAVDRVRTNADDGHAISIERSRLPLSPELEDVPLRGLREGSLHQTLRGAGLVPDHGEEWVDIEMLSAADAAILDCAPGTPFLRTRRLTRAADGRAIEFVTSLLNPAHFALHLEF; this is encoded by the coding sequence ATGGCCCGTCGCGCGATGCAGCTCACCCCCGGCACGGGCAAGCCCGAGCAGATCGCAACGGTGCTGGAGCGCGAGATCCGCTCCGGCGTGCTCGGCTTCGGCGATCGCCTGCAGAGCGAGAACGAGCTTGTTCAGCGCTTCTCCGTCAGCCGCAACACGGTTCGCAAAGGATTGGAGGAGCTATCCAATCGCGGGCTGATCACCACCAAGGTCGGTATCGGCTCCTTCGTCACTTTCGACGGCATGCCGGTCGATGACGCCATCGGCTGGTCGCGCGCGTTGGCCAATGCCGGCGCCAATGCCGAGACCCGGACGTTGCGGCTCGAGGTCATCGAGGACGCCGAACTCGCGGCGAGACTCGGTGTCGAAAACCCGTCATTCATCGCCGTCGACCGCGTGCGAACCAATGCGGACGACGGACATGCCATTTCGATCGAACGCAGTCGTCTGCCTTTATCGCCGGAGCTTGAAGACGTGCCGCTGCGCGGCCTGCGCGAAGGCTCGCTGCACCAGACATTGCGCGGGGCAGGGCTCGTTCCAGACCATGGCGAGGAGTGGGTCGACATCGAGATGCTGAGCGCCGCGGACGCCGCCATCCTCGACTGCGCGCCGGGCACGCCTTTCCTCAGGACGCGGCGGCTGACACGCGCCGCCGACGGGCGCGCCATCGAATTCGTCACCAGCCTGCTCAACCCGGCGCATTTCGCGCTGCATCTGGAATTTTGA
- a CDS encoding ADP-ribosylglycohydrolase family protein, which yields MGAADMTDRAMGALIGGALGDALGMPTQLLSPARIAELYGHVEDFVAPAADHPVSKGLPEGAITDDTEQALLLGRILVSSGERFDHGRWVNALLDWERDVKARGSYDLLGPSTKRAIDAINEGVPAEEAGRGGDTNGAAMRIAPVGIMMLPEPLDVLVAKVAETCRATHNTSIAIASAAAVAAAVSLGVSGGDWRAASGHAVAAARLGAALGHWATGGDIAARILWAQELVRGKAENDAIRLIVDLVGTGVASQESVPAAFAVLEVAQGDAWQAAVIAANLGGDTDTIGAIAAGMAGACSGLSELPQDRIARLTGIDLAEVRTLASDLVTARTAKAGSGKEAAA from the coding sequence ATGGGCGCGGCCGATATGACCGACCGGGCAATGGGCGCGCTCATCGGCGGCGCGCTGGGCGATGCGCTAGGCATGCCGACGCAGCTTCTGTCGCCCGCCCGTATCGCCGAGCTCTACGGCCACGTCGAAGATTTCGTCGCGCCCGCCGCCGACCATCCAGTGTCCAAGGGGCTGCCGGAAGGCGCCATCACCGACGACACCGAGCAGGCGCTGCTGCTCGGCCGCATCCTGGTCAGTTCCGGCGAGCGCTTCGACCACGGGCGCTGGGTCAACGCGCTGCTCGACTGGGAGCGGGACGTCAAGGCGCGCGGCAGCTACGACCTGCTTGGCCCATCGACGAAGCGCGCCATCGACGCGATCAATGAGGGCGTGCCGGCGGAAGAGGCGGGACGCGGCGGCGACACCAATGGCGCAGCCATGCGCATCGCGCCTGTCGGCATCATGATGCTACCGGAGCCGCTCGACGTGCTGGTCGCCAAGGTCGCCGAAACCTGCCGGGCCACGCATAACACCTCGATCGCCATTGCCTCCGCGGCCGCCGTCGCTGCCGCGGTCAGTCTCGGTGTATCGGGCGGCGACTGGCGCGCCGCGTCCGGCCATGCGGTCGCAGCGGCGAGACTCGGCGCCGCGCTCGGCCATTGGGCGACCGGCGGCGACATCGCTGCGCGCATCCTCTGGGCGCAGGAGCTGGTTCGCGGCAAAGCCGAGAACGACGCAATCAGGCTGATCGTCGACCTGGTCGGCACCGGCGTCGCCAGTCAGGAATCGGTGCCGGCGGCATTCGCGGTGCTGGAGGTGGCGCAAGGCGATGCGTGGCAGGCAGCCGTCATTGCCGCCAATCTCGGTGGTGACACCGACACGATCGGCGCTATCGCCGCCGGCATGGCGGGCGCGTGCTCGGGCTTGTCGGAGTTGCCGCAGGATCGCATCGCAAGGCTCACGGGCATCGACCTCGCGGAAGTCCGCACGCTGGCCAGCGATCTCGTCACAGCGCGGACGGCAAAGGCCGGCTCGGGCAAGGAGGCTGCAGCATGA